The window TCCTCTGCTTCTTGTCAAGGTTGGCAGCCAGAGCATTAGCTCTCTCCACATCAATCATGAGGTCCTCCACCTCACCCTGCAGCCTCTGCTTGGTCTTCTCCAAAGAGGCACACTTGGAGTTGACAGCCTCAATggactcctcagcctcctgcagGCGCTGGGCAAGCTTTTTCCTGTTGTcaaaagatttttgtattttttaaaaagcaaaacatttgatAGAAACaagcttaaaaaatgaaaagatcaTGACTTACTTGGCCTCCTCCAGTTCCTCAGTGCGCTGGATAGCATCAGTCTCATATTTGGATCTCCACTGAGCCACCTCACTGTTGGCCTTGGACATTCCTCGCTGCAACTCAGCTTtggcctcctgctcctcctcaaaCTGCTCTCTGAGCAGATCACAGTCATGGCGTGCTGACTGAACAGCATGAGCCAGGGCGTTCTTGGCCTTTTGAACACACAATCAATGTCAGATGGACAATTTTAATGATGGAATGACTTTTACATCTAGTGCTGTGTGAAGAAGAAGTGATTGTTTAAAACCTTTCTGTTGTTTGGTTAGTAAGTGCAGTTATATTAAAGAAGATATAAACAGTTCAAACCTTCACTTCCTCCTCAACATGTCTCTTCAGCTCCTCAATCTGCTGAGTGAAGGCCTGCTTGCCCCTTGTGAGCTGAGAAACAAGAGCTTCTTTCTCCTCAAGCTGACGAGAAAACTCACCTGTAATAAACACTCATGCATTAAGCCCAGTTTGTTTAATGTCACCTACAGAATGTTTGTAGTTTTAGGTCACCTCCTTTTGACAACTATCTCCACTGACATACTTGTTTTTTGTTACATGTCACTTACCATTCTCTGTCTGAAGTCTTGCTCTCTGTGCATTAATGTCATTCAGTTGGCGAAcgttctcatcatttttggctTTGAGCTCACTTAGCTGATCCTCGAGAGTCCTGCACATTTTCTCCAAGTTGCCCTACAGCAGCAAAATGTAACATATGTTGTAGATTTCCTTAAGTTCAAAACTGGAAAATTTATTAATTACAGTTCATATTTCTgagcatgaaaatgaaaagtaaatCAATAATTCACCTTTGCTTTAGCAACAGCCTCCATGTTGCTGGAGAGATCATCAATCTCCATCTTGTACTCGCTCTTCTCCTTCTCCAGCTTCTGCTTGACACGCTGGAGGTTGTCAATCTGCTCTCCCAGCTCTGCAACACTGTCAGCCTGCTTCTTGcggagagctgctgctgtggcttcatgctgCAGAGTTGATTCTTCAAGATCACGACGCAGTTTCTGGAACTCAGCCTCTCGCTTCTTGTTCATCTCAATCTGAGCGGCTGTTGCTCCACCAGCTTCCTCGAGCCTCTCGCTGATCTCCTCAAGCTCCCGGGAGAGGTCAGCTCTCTGCTTCTCTACTTTAGCCCGAGCAGCCCTCTCAGCCTCaatctcctcttccagctcctcAATACGAGCCTAGATTGAAGTTTAATATTAATAGGGCAATCACCTGGAACCTACACAGAAGCATGTTTTTAATAATGAACAATATTAATCAATAATAATTAGTGATACCTGAAGTTCCTTGATCTTCTTTTGAAGTTGAGCACCAAGGGACTGTTCATCCTCAATCTTGCTGAGAAGCTGGCTGATTTCAAAGTCTTTCCTTGATGCAGAAACCAAGAGAGGTTTTACCATCACAGTCCATATGATTGTTGGAGCGCAATGTGTGAAAAGAGcattattaacaataataaacaaCTCCTACTTCTTGATTTTCTCATCCGATTGCTGCTTGTCATTCTCCAGATCCATTATGGATTCCTGGGCCAGTTTCAGATCTCCCTCAAGCTTCCTCTTGGCTCTCTCAAGGTCCATGCGGAGCTTCTTCTCTTGCTCCAGTGAACCCTCAAGCTGCAAGACAATGACAGTTGATTTAAGTGGTTTGAAAGACAATAATTCAGTACCAACaatctttttaataaaaaaataaaagcatcatgATAATAGTTTTCTTACATCATCAACTTGCTGTTCCAGCTTTGTCTTGGCTTTGGTCAGAGTGTTGACTTTGTCCTCCTCTGCCTGGAGATCATCCAGTGTTTGCTGATGGGCCTCTTGGAGGGCTTTCTTCTCCTTGGTTAACTTGGCAATTGACTCATCCTGAGATGCCATCTCCTCTGTCAGGTTTTTCACCTGAAATATTGAGTAAATATGATAAATATTTGATAAATATTTGGAAGTTTCAAGTGGCCTATAAGGCCGCAAGAAAGACTATGAACATGAACTGAACCTTGTTTTCTGTGGCATGCTTCTCTTTCTCCACTTTGGCCAAGGTGAGCTCCAAGTCATCAATGTCCTTCTTCAGCTCAGAACATTCAtcctccagcttcctcttcttggcagtcagctcagcattcatttcctcttcatcctccagtCTCTCACTTGTCTCTTTGAGTTTGGCCTCCAGCTGGATCTTGCTCTTAATGAGCCCCTCACACCTTTCCTCAGCATCAGAGAGATTCTCAACTTCCTATAATACATGTTGAACAGACAATAATATcttatttagtgtttttgtgtatATTGAATTATTAATTCAGTAAAATTAGTTTTGTTATGACACATACACAATCAGAGGATGAGACACCCATGTGGCCTTTTTATATCTAAGCCACATACATGAAATATAGATGTTAGATAGTCACAGTTTTGTTTCTACTTACTGCAGCCACTTGAAGTTGCAGGTCATTCTTCTCCTGCAGCAGGCTCACCATCTTCTCCTCCAGTTCCTTCTTCTTGGCCAGGGCAGTAGCCAGGTCTGTCTGCATCTTCTCATAGTTCTCCTTCATGTTCTGGAGCTCCTTCTCAGTCTCAGCACTCTTCAGAAGAGGCTTGATCTTGAAGTACAGTTTCAGCCATGGCCAGTTCTTGACATTCATGAATGAACGGATGTTGTACTGGATGCTGAAGATAGATTCTCTAAAAACCAAACATGAAGGTGTTACTTTGAATGTAGCGGGCtcttacagtatatatatatataaggaagGCAATCCAAAATAGAACACTTGTGTATGATAATGTTACCTCCTCTCCATCATCTTAACAAACTCTTTCCTCATGACGTATCCTCTGCAGAGAGCCTGAGTCATGGTCACCAGCTCAGCCAGTTTCTCATCTCTCATCTCCTCAAGGGTACCCAGCAGACCAGCTTTGAAGAACACCTATTTTATCATGtaacaaataaatgcataaataataatCTAATGGAGTGCAAATGGACACTCTTTATGCCCATAAATATATTGAAATGTACCTTAGTGTGCCCAAACATGTACTGTGTGTGATCCACATCAATGGAGCCAAGCAGCTTCTCTGAAGCTTTCTTGTTGTCAATGAACTGTCCCTCTGGGATGACACTGGCATTCAGTACTTTGTATCTGTGAGAGAGAATTATGGTTTTACTCAttggcatttcagcttttaTTATGATGTTCTCCATAATAGTTTTTCACATCAACTTAAACAAATCTGTTCCTCCTAAAGTGAACTTGTCACCTCTGCTTAAAGTCACCATAGAGGATTCTGCTGGGGAAACCCTTTCTGCAGATTCTGATGCCCTCCAGTACACCATTACACCTCAGCTGGTGGATGACCAGGGAGTTCTCCATAAGACCTGAGTCAGAAATTAATATAATTTCATATCTTTCTTTGCATCAGTGTGTCACACTTAGTGCAGTTATTACACTTGTTTGGTTTTTACCTGGAGTCTTTGTCTCATTGGGAATCAGGCAACGGACAAAGTGAGGATGAGTGCTCCTTAAGTTGGTCATCAGCTTGGCCAGATTCTCCTGTAGATTTTAGCATCATTAGATAATATATTAACAATATTTAAACATggatttttaaatagtttttctaaaatataaatatatacatactctGAAAAGAGCAGACACAGTCTGGAAGGAACCACCCTTCTTCTTACCACCCTTTTTGCCACCACCAGCCTCTGTTTTCAGAAACAGTGAATTTCATTAGTGAGACTGAATAAATATTGTAAAGGTGTAGTGTAGTGTTTGATGAATGACAAAATTCAGGTGTCTTAAAAAAGTGTAATAGGCAGTTTTATACCCCTGAATATAAACTAAGTGTTCTTCAtctaaaatatcaaaatacACAGTGATTACATCCCTTACAGTAAACCTTATTTCAGTCACTGTCTTGtagctttaaaagaaaataatatatgAGTCATTTATTAGAAATGCCTTTTtacaaatgtgtgcatttttcaCACTATAGATATTAGTCTGCAGTATGCACATCATAGTTATATCATCTGTACTGGATACTGGAGTTTTTTGATTACTCAGATCACTCTTATGTCTTACCCTCAGCTCCAGCATGGGCTACATACAGCAAGCACAACAGTTTGTTTGAAGACTTCTGGTAGAGCTGAACAACTGAGTCATTCAGTGGGTCCTTGTTCTTGTCCAGCCAGCCAGTGATATTATAGTCCACTGTACCGGCATAGTGAACCAGGGAGAAGTGGGCCTCAGCCTTGCCCTTTGCAGGCTTTGGCTTCTCAAAGCACTTGGTCTTGCCAAGATGCTGATCATGCAGCTTGTTCTTGAAAGTTGTGTCAGAGGCCTTGGGGAACATGCACTCCTCTTCAAGGATGGAGAAGATGCCCATTGGCTGAGAACAAGTttcatattatattaaaatttcAAGGGAGGCAACATTTGCATCTACACATACATTTCTTCAAGAGTACTTACTTACCTTCTCAATAAGCTCAATGCAGGCAGCCAAGTCCATACCAAAGTCAATGAACTCCCAGTGAATGCCTTCTTTCTTGTACTCCTCTTGCTCCAGGACAAACATGTGGTGGTTGAAGAACTGTTGCAGTTTCTCATTGGTGAAGTTGATGCAGAGTTGCTCCAAGCTGTTGAACTGTAATTACACAAAGGTATTTAATTTCATGGCAAGACAGTGTTTAACTTGAAAAGTGCTGAGATATTGTTCAACTGCTCACATCAAAGATCTCAAATCCAGCGATATCCAGCACTCCAATGAAGAACTGTCTGGGCTGCTTTGTGTCCAGCATCTCATTGATACGGACAACCATCCACAAGAACATTTTCTCATAGATAGATTTACACAGAGCCGAGACAGCATTGTTGACCTAGGAGAAgagaattaaaatttatttttcacagtaataataataataataataatacaataatatatGTTCATATGTCAAAATGCtaatcttttaaaaaatttcCTATAATTACCTGTGGGACAGTCTGACCTTTGGTCACCATCTCATTGCCGACTTTGACTCTTGGGTAGCACAGAGCTTTCAGCATGTCAGCGGAGTTCAGGCCCAAGAGGTATGCGATTTTATCAGCCactaaagagaaaaaagcaCAATACATATTACACTGTGGTTACACagcaagctggactggacaTGCAACACAGATCATCTGTACATAAAGGAACAGAGCACATTGTACTTTCTGAGGAGGCTGTGGTCTTTTAACATCTGCAGGAAACTCCTGGAGACATTTTATCACTGTCAAAGCAAGTGTCCTGTTTTACATCGTGGTGTGctggggggtgtgggggtggggggggggggggggggggggggggggacgcaGCACATCCAGGAAGGACACATCCAGGCTAGAGAAACCGATTAGGTTGGTCGGCACTGTGGTCGGCATGAAATTGGACTCTCTCATGACAGTGGCAGAGAAGTGGACTATGGACAAACTACTGGACATCATGGATGATGCCAGTCACCCTCTGCACACTGTCATCAGCAACCAGAGGTGCcttttcagtgacagactgcttcTTCCCAAGGGTAGGactaacagactgaaaaactcctACGTCCCTCACACGATCAGACTGTACaacttgggggtgggggggtaacaAGAGGACAGAGGGGGCGGGgggggagcagcaggaggagcctGACCACAACATAAACAAATACctgcctgttttattatttatttattcatatgtttGTTTATCGTGACTTCTGCTGTGTTGTGGGCCAATATCATCTGTAAAAGGTGCTagtggaactttaatttccctgacagaaTCTTCCTAaaaggattaataaagttttatctaaccTCTAATCTACATTATGTTTTTTCCACTACAGGATACCTTCACAATGAAAATTATACTATTTTGTCCATTACCCTCAGTGCCATCAGGTTCAGCCTGCTCCTCACGCTGCTTCTGCTTGAATTTCATGTTGCCATGATGCATCACAGCACCGGTCAGCTTGTAGATGTTTATCTTCTCATCAGCAGTGAAGCCCAAGATGTCAATAGCAGTCTGCAAAACATAAGCATGAAATCAATATATatcctgaaaatgaaaagagattTATGGTTAAGGATAAGAATGCAAAGTCAAGTATGATTTTACATCTGTTGCAatgaactcctccacatcatTGATGCTCTTGACAGTGATTTCACCCTGACTGATCATTGGGTAGTCGTAGGGGTTGGTTGTAATCAGAAGAGCCTCTGTAAAACACAATAACCAAAATGAATGAGATTTTCTCAGGCTATTGCCTTTAATGTACCCAGAAGTGGAATAAGAGGCAGATCCTTCATCTATCAGGCTCCTTTCCTGTGGAATTGGCTCCCAGGTcagatttgggagacagacaccctctataCTTTCAATATTCagcttaaaactttattttttttaatcagcttatagttaggactggaccAGGTGACCATGAAGCATCTTTTAGTTATGAAGGGGTTCTATAGcacatgtgtcaaactcaaggcctgCAATTTTATTACATACTGCCCGCGAGATAATTTCATATGGTTATTATTAATGGCCCGCCGGTAAATAGCGCTCCCagcacttatactacaaatcccacaatgcactgcaacatcTGCCACGCAGGCCAAGATCTGTACATTAAGCCATTTTCGGTGTTGCCAGTGACACACTGATAAGTGATCGGTCGATataaacatcggtcagcactttttacagcgaCATTTAAGTTAGTCTGAcccccccaaaaatggccaaactccatccatccatccatccatccatccatccattcgcttccgcacatcctgttaagggtcgcgggggggctggagcctatcccagctgtcacagggcgagaggcagggtacaccctgaacaggtcgccagcctgttgcagggccaacacagagggacagacaacctttcacactcacattcacgcgctcattcacacctatgggcaatttagattagccaattaacctaaccccagtaagtgcatgtctttggaatgtgggaggaaaccggagtacccggaggaaacccacgcaagcacggggagaacatgcaaactccacacagagagagggagaggcctgggccaaggtggaatcgaacccaggccttccagatggtattctaactgtgaggcagcagtgctaaccactacgccaccgtgctgaaAATGGCCAAactaaaagtggaaaacagggattttcaaaACAGGAGAGGAGCTgatcgctgacatcggaggtaaaccatctaTCTCTTTTCCCTGCCTGTGATGTGCGGGGAGAAGAGCGGATTGGTCCGACGatgtgggagaagatgcagagggagacctgcacaggtgagctgacagtgcatcactgcgtcaaaCACCAGGAAACTGCGCAGCAatgtcctgaagacagaacgcgacataacacagacagtgaattttataagaggcaaaggtttaaatcaccggcagtttctgtcttttctggaggaaatagcttctgaatttggtgacgtgtcttatcacacaggtgcgatgagctgcctgaggaaatctatCAAGTTCATGGAAAGTAAAGGGTAagactcagcagggctccggaatgaaaggtggctgtgtaatataatgaagcatcttaatgctttaaacctgcagcttcaggtaCGGGACCGCGTGATTACGCACGTGTATGACGCAGTGAAAGCTTTTCAAGTCAAGTTGCACCTGCCAGCGGCacagatgcaaaaaagaaatttaTGCCACTTTCCATGTTGCCAAAAACGAAATTCAGACTAGGTCTCCACTGCTATGTTTGCAGCTgtgctttttgctgagaaactggacacactgcgcagtttacgCAGCGTTTTTCCGACTCGGaagtgcagaaattcacatcacagtttttacctgaaaaaatctgcaaattttcagcagcttgaaatattctcattttccctgatgttagttttgaagaaaaatatgatttttatattttatttaatgtgttgagaaaAAGTTGCTGTTTTCTGACCATTGCTGTTTTTCTGACCATTTTCTGACCATTCAAGTTCGTATTgctgatttaaatattttcagttttagactgtTCAATAAATGTTAATCCTCTTTGGCTTAGACTTAGACTGTGTTTGCAATTTTGGCCCGtcctgtgattgagtttgacacccctgttcTGTAGGCTCGGGATACTGGGAGACTTGCTATGATGTACTGAATTTCTTCTCCACTCCCCTCTTTTCACTCCTGATTTGTTTGTATGCCACTAC is drawn from Archocentrus centrarchus isolate MPI-CPG fArcCen1 chromosome 8, fArcCen1, whole genome shotgun sequence and contains these coding sequences:
- the LOC115784097 gene encoding myosin heavy chain, fast skeletal muscle-like — protein: MSTDAEMEQYGAAAIYLRKPERERIEAQTAPFDAKTAFFVTDPEEMYVKGKLVKKEGGKATVETLGGKTVTVKEDDIHAMNPPKFDKIEDMAMMTHLNEPAVLFNLKERYASWMIYTYSGLFCVVVNPYKWLPVYDATCVGAYRGKKRIEAPPHIFSISDNAYQFMLTDRENQSVLITGESGAGKTVNTKRVIQYFATIAALGAKKAEPTPGKMQGSLEDQIVAANPLLEAYGNAKTVRNDNSSRFGKFIRIHFGTTGKLSSADIETYLLEKSRVTFQLSAERSYHIFYQLMTGHKPELLEALLITTNPYDYPMISQGEITVKSINDVEEFIATDTAIDILGFTADEKINIYKLTGAVMHHGNMKFKQKQREEQAEPDGTEVADKIAYLLGLNSADMLKALCYPRVKVGNEMVTKGQTVPQVNNAVSALCKSIYEKMFLWMVVRINEMLDTKQPRQFFIGVLDIAGFEIFDFNSLEQLCINFTNEKLQQFFNHHMFVLEQEEYKKEGIHWEFIDFGMDLAACIELIEKPMGIFSILEEECMFPKASDTTFKNKLHDQHLGKTKCFEKPKPAKGKAEAHFSLVHYAGTVDYNITGWLDKNKDPLNDSVVQLYQKSSNKLLCLLYVAHAGAEEAGGGKKGGKKKGGSFQTVSALFRENLAKLMTNLRSTHPHFVRCLIPNETKTPGLMENSLVIHQLRCNGVLEGIRICRKGFPSRILYGDFKQRYKVLNASVIPEGQFIDNKKASEKLLGSIDVDHTQYMFGHTKVFFKAGLLGTLEEMRDEKLAELVTMTQALCRGYVMRKEFVKMMERRESIFSIQYNIRSFMNVKNWPWLKLYFKIKPLLKSAETEKELQNMKENYEKMQTDLATALAKKKELEEKMVSLLQEKNDLQLQVAAEVENLSDAEERCEGLIKSKIQLEAKLKETSERLEDEEEMNAELTAKKRKLEDECSELKKDIDDLELTLAKVEKEKHATENKVKNLTEEMASQDESIAKLTKEKKALQEAHQQTLDDLQAEEDKVNTLTKAKTKLEQQVDDLEGSLEQEKKLRMDLERAKRKLEGDLKLAQESIMDLENDKQQSDEKIKKKDFEISQLLSKIEDEQSLGAQLQKKIKELQARIEELEEEIEAERAARAKVEKQRADLSRELEEISERLEEAGGATAAQIEMNKKREAEFQKLRRDLEESTLQHEATAAALRKKQADSVAELGEQIDNLQRVKQKLEKEKSEYKMEIDDLSSNMEAVAKAKGNLEKMCRTLEDQLSELKAKNDENVRQLNDINAQRARLQTENGEFSRQLEEKEALVSQLTRGKQAFTQQIEELKRHVEEEVKAKNALAHAVQSARHDCDLLREQFEEEQEAKAELQRGMSKANSEVAQWRSKYETDAIQRTEELEEAKKKLAQRLQEAEESIEAVNSKCASLEKTKQRLQGEVEDLMIDVERANALAANLDKKQRNFDKVLAEWKQKYEEGQAELEGAQKEARSLSTELFKMKNSYEEALDHLETMKRENKNLQQEISDLTEQIGETGKTIHELEKAKKTVETEKSEIQAALEEAEGTLEHEEAKILRVQLELNQVKSEIDRKLAEKDEEMEQIKRNSQRVIDSMQSTLDAEVRSRNDALRVKKKMEGDLNEMEIQLSHANRQAAEAQKQLRNVQGQLKDAQLHLDDALRGQEDMKEQVAMVERRNGLMVAEIEELRVALEQTERGRKVAEQELVDASERVALLHSQNTSLMNTKKKLEADFVQVQGEVDDAVQEARNAEDKAKKAITDAAMMAEELKKEQDTSAHLERMKKNLEVTVKDLQHRLDEAENLAMKGGKKQLQKLESRVRELETELEAEQRRGADAVKGVRKYERRVKELTYQTEEDKKNVIRLQDLVDKLQLKVKAYKRQAEEAEEQANTHLSRLRKVQHEMEEAQERADIAESQVNKLRAKSRDVGKGESAE